CGCGGTTGTTCAAACGTGTCACCAACGTAATCTACATGATATCCATACACATTATCTAGGTTATCTGAAGAAATGTAGTCCAGCAAATCTTTAGTTCTTGCGTTAAAATCGCCCGCTAAATAAATGTaacaatctttaaattgattctTGATAAACTCTAACCTATCTCCTAGCAATACAATGCCACTTTTCTCGATATATCTATCAGATATAGGTGAACTTTCTGGCGAAACATATACAATGTAGAGtcttttattaaatcaaacatgCTTGACTTAATATAAAGGACCAGACCGTCTTCAAAATCACTACATATTTGACGAATAAGACCCGATTCAACTAAGCCcgatttaacaaaaacactaacGCCCccattatttcaaaaacaattagaTTGATTTGTTCTGATATGGTCAAAGTGGCAATAATTgtgcaaaaaatatcaaattcacttttaaaaataCTCCAGGTTTCAACTAATCCAATTATGTCAAagctttgtaaatatttatggaTTTCATGGTCATTGGTGTATTTATGTAATCCACATATATTCCATGTACAAATAGATAATATTGTATCGTCATTTGTTGTCTCTGGGCTTCGGCCGCGTCCCTAGTCGATTCCTCCACCGCCGACGGCACCAAGAAGGGTTTCATCCGATGAGTCATTGTCATCCTGCGAAGTTCGACTCCCATCCCGGTATCGTGGCTCGTCGCCTGTAATAGTAATCGGTCGTGTATCCGGAGCCCGGTTTACCGGCAGCCTACGAGCAGCGCCGATGCGCACTATTTGTTTACTTTCCTCGTCATATTTATATACGCTGTCATCAACGATCAGTTTATCGAAGCTAAGCCTTGCGAACCGCCCATCATTGCACCCTGCCACCAAACGTTTCGAAAGTTCTCGCCTATGGCTCATTACACGTTCTGTGTAGTCCTCGTGCACAGCGTATCCTGAACCTCGGTTGAGTAAAATTCTGGCCTCATTCAAAATGATATCTTTGTCCTTGTACTTGCCGAACTTCACAATAATACTACACTTATTTCTATCCTTCCCTTTCACCCTATGAGCCCATTCAATCTCAGAATTTTCTAGCTCAGGCAAAGATAAATCATTTTTGATAAAGTTTCTGACTCTGCTTTCGCTCGTTTCCCAATGTTCATTCATGTCGCCCTCGATACCAATAAAACGTAGATTATTCCTGCGTGAGGCCCCTTCAACATTATCCACTTTTGTTGTCAAGTTCTTCAGAATTGATTTCATTTCtaaattttcagttttcaaGAATTCATTTTCCTTTTGTAAATTACTGATTGTGCTATTTATATCGTCAATTTTACTGTTTATAGACATCAAATCACTTCTCACCTCTGTTTTCATGGTACGTAGGAAAGACATAACATCCTCATTATTACTTCCCGCCTTGGCCTGACGGGCCTTGCGCGCTGGCTCCTTACCCCGACCCCTCGGTGGCGAGAGGTCATAATCCTGGCTACCGGCTACGGATGCGAACGAGAGTATGCTCTGTCGAGTAGCCCGCTGTGACCCTGGGGCAGGCCCTGGTGTAGGTCCCAAATTGAGAAATTGAGTTCCACGTCTCCACCCACCACAAATAGTATTGACCACGCCAAAACAAGTCTTAATAATCCACTACATGCACTTCTAGTCACAAAAATACCCTTCATTTAACACCTCACTTTATGCGGCATCACAAAACATCCAATGCGAGCTCTATACACTGCTTATCTACAcccattgttaacttttactgGTTTATAATCCCTGAGCAAAAACACCATTGTCACAAGGTTCGGAAAAACGGCATTTAGCAACGCtgattgataatatttatgcgaaaagctacagaaacaagctcagtagcaaacctAAGTCTAAATATCAAAAGGTTactgtttatcaaacattaaacctaaatgtaaaattgattCGATTGGTCAGTGAACGTGACCTTCACAAACATCCGGAGATACCCACATTGACTTAAAATAGATATGTATGCATCCATTTTTACTTATATAACTACCGTTATTCCTATATTTTATTGGTGCACCCATCCTCATTTGTCTAgtaaatgcatatattattagaGCACTCATCAAATATGAACGGAGCGCAcattatgtataacatttgtccACACCGACCATTTTGTACAACAAACTGTTGTCCGCTGCCTTCATTGCCGATAGACAGCATGAACCTTTGGACAAACCTATAGAAATTTGCAGAAAAATAGCAGTTACTATTGAACAAGCCTATAGAAAGTTGCCGAATGACAGCAGGTTCCTAAGGACAAACTTATAAAAGGTTGCCGAGAGATAGCAGGCACTTTTGACAATCTTATAGAAAGGTGCCGAGAGACAGCAGGAACCTTTGGATAAACTTATAGAAAGTTGAAGAGACAGCACGCACCTTTGGACAAGTCTATAGAAAGGTGCCGAGAGACAACAGGTACCTTTGGACAAACTTATAGAAGATTGCCGAGAGACAGCAGACACCTTAGGACAATCATATAGAAAAGTACCGAGTGGTAGCATGCACCTTTGGACAAACTTAATGAAAGTTGCGACAAAAACAGACACCTTTGGGCAAACTTAATGAAAGTTGTCAATAGATACAGGCACCTTtggacaaattatataaaacctTGCCAAAAGAAAGCAGGCACCATtggacaaattatataaaacgtTGCCAAAAGAAAGCAGGCACCTTTGAACAAACTCAtagaaaatacagaaaaatgGCAGTCACCTATACACAAGCTTATAGAACTTTGCCGAGATACAGAAGGCACCTATGGCCAAACTTATAGAGAGTTGCAGAGAGACAGCAGGCACCATtggacaaattatataaaacgtTGCCAAAAGAAAGCAGGCACCTTTGAACAAACTCATAGAAACATGCAGAAAAATGGCAGTCACCTATACACAAGCTTATAGAACTTTGCCGAGATACAGAAGGCACCTATGGCCAAACTTATAGAGAGTTGCAGAGAGACAGCAGGCACCATTGgacaaattatattaaatgttgccAAAAGAAAGCAGGCAcctttaaacaaattcatagaAAAATGCCGAAATATGGCAGTCACCTTTGGACAAACATATATAAGGTTGCCGAGAGACAGCATGCACCTTTGGACAAAATTATAGAGTGTTGTCGACAGATACAGACACCTTTGGACAAACTTAAAGAAAGTTGTCAAGAGATACAGACACCTTTGGACAAACTTAAAGAAAGTTGTCAAGAGAAACAGGCACCTTTGGACAAACTTATAGGAAGTTGTCGAACGGTAGCATACACTTTTGGTCAAACGCATAGTAAGTTTCCGAGAGATAGAAGACAATTTTAGTCAAATTTATAGTatgtatactgataaaacaCTTTTCGAAATAGACAAAGTCGGATATATCGTAATCAGAACATTCTTCGAACAATAACGGACAACGAGTAGTCACAATAACATAGATGTACCATAAGGGCTTCATGCTGTGGTGAAATAGAGCTCCTTAAAATTGAATCgccaattttgttttactagtttgtttttaaagataagtTTTATCTGTTTTTGAGGTTCGGGTATTAAACGAGTAATGTACAATTTCTCTGAAGAAAATTTAAATACGTTATTgttcaaaaagcatttgcaattaaaacaaagaattgCATTGCTACAAGAATAGGAATAGTTTGTGGTGCCAAAATCACACATGTAAGAAAGGAATAGCTGGTGGTGCCAAAATCACACATGTAAGAAAAGGAATAGCTAGTGGTGTCAAAAACCACATGTAAGTATACATATTGCTAgaacaatacacatttatttagCAACAATGTAATTTAGTGATTAATTTTAAggatattcaaattaaaactttCTTTCCATTAACACTTAAGCTGATAAATTAGGCGTAAGTGTATTATGCTTTATCAATTTTCTTTTGCTCGAACCTTGATCTCCTTTCTTCCTTGGGAACAGATCAATATCGGTTAACTGATTTATCGAATTTACCTTAAGATTGAGTTTCtcctttaaaaaatgttttaggtttaaagtaattatattttattattaattatattataagttGTTTGTGAAGACACTCTTTTAAAGTGGATACGTTTCCATTTCGACATTTGACACGGTTTAGTTTGAAGAAACCCCTTCTGATGTCCTTCTCAAGAGGccaaaagaaaattgaaaattccGGGAAAACTTTTTACTACCTATGTATAGTTGAAAATTCCGGGAAAATTGAAATccaaatattatatacataattgtGTTTATTGCTCAAATTGTCCATACTGAGTTTAAATCTCCTAATCGTCATCTGACTGGTGAGCTTTCGACAGCAttcaatataatgaaatataaccATAAAAAATGCCTGTGTGaacataatgcaataaatagaaaagttgcggggtaagtaggtgacccaaatgggatatacggggcaaaggaatcTATATCGGGTGCGAGCGAGGTTCGTACCAGAAAATGGTTttctgcgccccgtatatccgTAATTtcgaacccgaatatggtttcctgcgctcCTTATATCCGTAATTTCGAACCATTATAGGGTTTCCTGCGACACTTTTCACCTTTTACCAAACTTTGACCCCACGTTGACCTTTTTACTACCTATGTATAGTTGAAATATCACGATAGTCGAACGCAGTTTACTATTCTAGTTAACGTTAAGTTTCGTAACAATTAAACACATggaattatatattattgttcaaATGATTAAAACGATACATACAACGAACAAACAAACCATAGATCCCCGCACTTATCGTACTTTATATAGGAAGTATTCATTAAGTTTATGATCTTTGCTGAGGTGTTTTGGAATAGGCAATTTAAGGTTACAAATACGCATCAGTAGTACTAGTTAGCTAGATAACTCAAAAAGACGGTGTGACTTGCTCAAGTTTGTTTTAGCCCTTTGACAATGGACATGCAGGTAAGCGTTTATGTctattaatcaaaatgaattttgaagTAGAAAATGGCCAAACATAGCGTTTCCTTATATTAACGTACCAAGGAAAATAATgtctgttattttaaataagtactATTATAATTGCGGTTTATTCTCTGTATTTTCTATCGTTTAGTTaaacagtaacattttattctgatacatttataacatttatgaaCTCGTTAAACGGGAATGATCTCCGACACGAAGCATTCTGGTGCTTGTTCAACTTCTGCAGAAACCCTGCCACGCCTTAGTTTGGCAGAACGCGTGTGCCACTCAATAAGATAGCATTGCTTATGACAGCCTCAAAAGGAAATGTTGCAGAAATAAATGGCAGCCATATTGGAAACAATCTGCTATTAAAAGGCCTTAAACGAAGCCTTAACTTTGATGTAAAACGAATGAATTTGGAACGATGAGACACCTTTTATTTTACGAATCCTGACCTTTTTGATCAACGGAGGTAGCGTAgattaacaatttaaacaaacgcGGCCGCCGTcgacaaaaagtgaaaactTGCGAAGgagaaataagataaaaatgaaagtataaTCACACCAGCGGTCAGGAAACTACACGAAATAAGACGTGTACACAATAGTGAGAGTGAGCATTTGATTTTAAGTCGTAATGGATTATTCAAAGGCAGATCAACCAAATCCAAAATTTGTCACTGCCGGGTGCGGCAAAGTATTCAgtaaataacatatttgttataataaagATGCAATCATAAATTGAATGAATGTTTACCTCTCTTTTCAACAAATGACTATGGAATGTGGTAAATAAACAGTTGCCCATTTTGTTCGGCTGTTAAGTGTCAATTTTTCTGATAAACGTAAATACGCTTGTGAATATTCATTTCCTCCTTACAGAATGAACTGAGTAAAAAGGAATGTCAATATCACATTGTTCGCATATGGCCGAGGAAATGAAAAGTGTGTCTTTGTATATCTTTTGTGAAGCGTATGTAAGGCATCTACAGTTTATAGTCACGCTTTTCGCTTCTTgattacatatattgaaataaaataatacatcattatttCTCCTAGATGTATAACTGTAGCATTTTAGTATTAAGTTATGGAACATATATCAACCAGGGTTAATAACTGTTACGATTTCATTTGTCGTTCTGATGTACTCTTTGTTGTTGGTTCTTATGACGATTGAGCGAGTGTTATGCGTTGTATTTCCACTTAGAGTCTACACCGTGTCCAATCGTTTCGAGTTAGCTTATGGTTGAATAACGctagtttattgtttataaccAGCGTTAATACCCGGAAGAATATGACAGGTCAACCACATCATACAgcgttacaatattgtttttgaaaagagaCCCTAAATGACAATCTCATAGTTTTAAATTACGTAAACAATATCGAACAGTATCAATATACACTAAAGATAATAGTTTGGCTACGGATAGAAGTTGTCTTACAATTATATGGTCGTGTGTTCGCTGTTTTTGATCTTTTAAAGCTCGTAGAGCATAATTTCCACATAGTGTGTCGTGTTTTCTCGAATAATTTGGGAAACGGAGACATTgtgaagtaaatatttttaaatggaatgaATTATAACAGGAGGTAATcttacacatatatttgtaaaaaaatatcaatctctCGGTTACCTACACTATAGCTGGGGAACATGCTTTTAAGCACTTTACTATGACCGCTGATCACATACATACCCGAATTCGTTGACAATACTTTGAGTACACGTCATCAATCACTATAGTTTGATAACTGACCGCACACGTCCTAAAGCAATGTATGTTTTCAACTGATCATATACCTCCATACTGTTGATTAGAGATAGGGAacatgttctaaagcactgtatgTCGACAACTGATCATATACCTCCATACTGTTGATTAGAGATAgggaacacgttctaaagcactgtgtGTCGACAACTGATCATATACCTCCATACTGTTGACTAGAGATGGGGAACACGTTCTATAGCACTGTGTGTTGACAACTGATCATATACCTCCATACTGTTGACTAGAGATGGGGAACACGTTCTATAGCACTGTATGTTGACAACTGATCATATACCTCCATACTGTTGACTAGAGATGGGGAACACGTTCTATAGCACTGTATGTTGACAACTGATCATATACCTCCATACTGTTGACTAGAGATGGGGAACACGTTCTATAGCACTGTATGTTGACAACTGATCATATACCTCCATACTGTTGACTAGAGATGGGGAACACGTTCTATAGCACTGTATGTTGACAACTGATCATATACCTCCATACTGTTGATTAGAGAtggggaacacgttctaaagcactgtatgTTGACAACTGATCATATACCTCCATACTGTTGACTAGAGAtggggaacacgttctaaagcactttATGTTGACAACTGATCATATACCTCCATACTGTTGATTAGAGAtggggaacacgttctaaagcaaTGTATGTTTTCAACTGATCATATACCTCCATACTGGTGACTAGAGATGGGGAACACGTTCTATAGCACTGTATGTTTTCAACTGATCACATACCTCAAATACTGTTGATTAGAGATGGGGAACACGTTCTATAGCACTGTGTGTTGACAACTGATCATATACCTCCATACTGTTGACTAGAGATGGGGAACACGTTCTATAGCACTGTATGTTGACAACTGATCATATACCTCCATACTGTTGACTAGAGATGGGGAACACGTTCTATAGCACTGTATGTTGACAACTGATCATATACCTCCATACTGTTGACTAGAGATGGGGAACACGTTCTATAGCACTGTATGTTGACAACTGATCATATACCTCCATACTGTTGACTAGAGATGGGGAACACGTTCTATAGCACTGTGTGTTGACAACTGATCATATACCTCCATACTGTTGATTAGAGATGGGGAACACGTTCTTAAGCACTGTATGTTGACAACTGATCATATACCTCCATACTGTTGATTAGAGATGGGGAACACGTTCTTAATCACTGTATGTTGACAACTAATCATATACCTCCATACTGTTGATTAGAGCACAGAAACACGTTCTTAAGTGTGTTTTTCAGTCCATTTTCAATATTAGAATTGTTGCGCTTGCATATTCCTTCATAAGAATGAGTCAACCAGTATCCATGACCTACCTGCGAATGATAACATCAAGATTGATAGGAGAGAGCAAAAAACAAAGCATGTTGATCTGGCAGGCAAATAACGCAAATAATTCGATAATATTCTCAACTTCATATTTCGAAGCCAATTACAAAACCAGTATGTTCGATCATTACGAGTCTTGTTGACGTACGGACATTGTATGTGGTCACAATTTTCAGAATATCAATGCGGATAAATTGACATTGTACTCTGTATAAAACTGTTGCTGACGTTAACGGCGGACATCCCATTACCTGACCATCGGTGGTGCTCGGTGAATCATGTCTAATATCGGCAGGTGGGTCATGGAGTAAGTAGGCCATGGCTACTAGCTGAGTAAGTAGATCGAATGATACCGGTAATTCAAGTATTCTTCTACTATCCTCCCTCCTCCCTTCGGCGATAAATGGGTATCGGCGTATAGTTTGGCAACTTCTACTATCCCCATTCCTCCCTCCGCCGATAAATGGATATCGGCGTATAGTTTGGTAATCCGAGATGTTAGACAGCCACGCCGGCGGAGTGCATGACAATACTGTCGACGTTGCACAGCCAAAATATGAAATCATCCCAAAGAACCTCATTCCAGCAGTCCGGTCTACTagagtttgtttaaattgtttttatttatcatttatttcgcGTTTTGGAAAATTCCAATTCTCATCATGCATTTCTAAAGACGTCATCAAATCATTACCGCTTTTTTTTTAACTCTTCAACTAGTTTTCATACTGACAACTCACATCTTTTACTGAAGACTAAAttagtattatataaaaatgattatatccTCAAGAAAAcgataataatattaatgactATTCTGTAAGTCCTATTTTTTCACTTCTTTCtacttaaaacattaacataattatatcattttgatatttacgTTTTAACGTTCAAAGGGTCTCTATATTGAGTGTGTGCGTTTGCGaaatttataatattcaatttacataattaaCTATTCCAAGGAGAACTACTTTCTACGCGCTCAATCTCCCCGATAGTTACTTACCAGGCGAACTGGACCTCCCTGGTCAAAGGTTTTAACTTTAGAATAAAAGTAAAGATCATATAACTCTGATTAAAAGAACATATTGCATTTAACAATCTTTGTACTAAAGCCAAATTCGTTCAATGTTCATAATATCGTATGTTAAGTTAATTGAAGAATTATATTACATTGAAACACAACCTACGTACCAAGATAGCGGCGGAACCTTAAGAATGTCGGGGCTAAAGACTTGTCCTCATCACTGTCAAGTTTATTAGTTGGCCTTAAAAGGGTTGGTTATACCTAGGCGATAGGGGATTTCCTACCTCGCATTTATCGCACATCGGTCGGGGGGCTTACAACCCATAAAGCGCATTGAAAGTAACGGTATTTGTGTTTTACAATTaagtaaattttaataaatcacCGATGTCTACACCAATGTTCGAAATGGATCAACATATAGTTATTTTGTGTATCTGTAATACTgcaaatgttaaaagaaaaaggtaAACGTCCTGTGACGTTGGCGATCGgaagtttaaaaacaacttataaATGGCACCGTTGTGGCATTGTGGCGGTATTCCTTTGAATCCCAATAACACAGGAGAACATGAACATGAACACAAAACTTCTCTTCAAAAAgatctaaaatgtattttaatatgtattactAAATTAGCAAGTGGATACAACATAGacaataatatttaatcatgcatggaataaacacatacaaatattactaaatataattcatatataaGATAAGCAAACACTTgaacataatttgaaaatatgaattacatgcTAGGCTTTCTCCTTTTGATATAAGAGTATTGTTTAACTTTACTACCTGTTCATTCAAGttgtataacaaaaaacaaatgtagCGTCTATCTTCAAATTGACATATATATCAAAAGTTTAATATTCAagcatcaaaataaaacaaaaagaagactTATAAACATACTTACATTATTATATTGACATTCATGTAGTAGTAAACAActtgataaaacatatgttatgCTCTTTTGGTGAAATATCGAattgtcagaaaaaaacaacaactttaataATGTCCCTCAAAGCAACCTATGTGACGGAAATGTATGAAGTTTtacaaaacacaaaaatcaaatttaaaactggccaaatttcaccCGTAAAAAGTCCAGAAATTGGGGTTTTAAATTTCTGACTAAgatcaaaatgataattttggAGGTATTTGGTAGAAGAGCTGTACATGTAGTATTTCCATTCTGaaaatggattgtttttttatctattgTTTTTTGTCGTTATTTGCAATCTTTAATTCGATTTAAGCACTGATAATGCTATTGAAAGTACAGTACATTAGGGTCTATGTGTATTactatgttatattatttgaGTTTTATAGAATCATTTGACCTTGGCTGCCATTAAAGGACTACTTTTTATATCAAGTGTCATTTTTCTTGAATTGATAATTAACTCTTTTCCGCCGGAAAATAGTTATGTCAAAATTATAACTTgagtttacaaataaatatttaaagctaCCATCTCACATATTgatagttttgatatttaatataaaaaaaactgcctAGAATCAGTTATTTTGTGCATTAATGACTTCAATGTGGTCATGATTGATAACCCACAATAGAACAGATACCAATAATTTGGAAAACtgcagaaaaaataatatttcttaaagcgTAAGTAACTCTTTTAGTaaaaaacacatcaattttcaaactaaaatagaatgtctgcgatctgatgttttgtcagcagtctcatcTTACTTGTTTCCACGCATTTACGCCCAAAATGagtcattccaagacaaacaaaattaaaaacgttGTAAAACGGTCAATCAgtgcgagtgcagcttttatACAACACGTTTCAGAAGTAAATCAAGCTCACCATTCATCATTTCAATGGTATccttttatcaaatattttcctGTCAGAATAGATAGCTcgatagtttttcacataaatatcgaatctcaagaaaaaaaatcacctttCACACAATAAGCAATAAACCGAAAAATTCTTTATATGATCTCTAAACATTGTCAACATCGTAGCATTGTGTACAATTTTCTCCCTATTTCTTCGCCTTATAGAAGCTTAGTGTAAACGATCAGGATACAGACGCTGTTCAGAATATAAACGTGATTAAATTCCACTAAACAAACATACTTGAATGATGTGTTTAATTCACAGATGTTTTTTGACACTGACcatcattcaaataataatgcatattGTCTTTATGCGCTGTTTTATATGAACactcgtaaaatatatattgcaatcttacactgaaattaaaaaatatatcctcCATATTTCCTGACACAAAATGTAATACATGacatacaaaaacaatgattaaaacTACAAATACGATAAGctttaataagaaaacaaatgataacaaaaaggcatacaaaaatattatttttacacaaaaataattaaaagtaattgataattcaaaatatttactgatCGATAGATTCCATTATAATCAATACTtataaagtgtgtttaaataagaaatacacaCATGATTACTCAGGTTCATTAATGACACGATATTTCTCCCATCTAATTAAATTCAACCTTAAAATGTATTCGAACAAAcaagtgtttatatttgttatcttttaCGCGATGTAGttgtattttccattaaaatattataataatgaggctcatatataaatgtgtatttccAAACCAAAAAGCAACACCGAATGTGTATACTCCTGAACATCTATTgcaaatatgtgaagtattattttaatatcaaacaaatatggtaaagtatgcatatacatgtatatacatgtaaactggACATTCGTCAGTTATGCAGTTGATTCGGTGGCGTTTGATTTTGTTACAGCCGAGGACTtctgaaaacacaaataaaaaaaaatgaacaaataaatatacagtaTACTATAAACTAGATTTCGATTATTAATGCACTGttcaaatgtaaacaactgttttaattatataaccTTTCTCTCAGTGGTGATAGTAAATTATGGATTCATGATAGTTATGAATAAACTgtattaaaacctttttttataattatgtaaaaatcaaaataaatataatataaaatgcgTGTCAGAGACAACCCAACAGCGAACCAAAGACATAAGGACACAGTTTCAAACTATAATGGAACAAATCAGTACCGTTTTCATTTCGGTAGCAGTGATGGACACCTCTGGTGCAAGCCACCTGGCTCGCCTGGCTTTGAACGCCTCCTGCACCTTTGTCGAAACAAACAATCATGTTTTAAACGTTCAAAGGACATTGAGATCAccagtttgttttaattaatattttataacaaaacacgttttaattgttcaaatatacaactaaaatgtgttatttagtTAAAAAGAACTCTGGATTAAATTAATAGTAGtgtctttatttgtattttaataaccattgataatttaTATGTTGGATAATTAATAAAAAGGGGGCAAACATACTTTCCTATCCAGGATGCACTGAACTACGAAGATCAGAACTCCCTGTAAATAGAGAAatagtaattttgttttatattcgaGCACTTTTTTACGCTTTTTAATTTCTAACAAGTAGATTAAGTGTGGGTGTGGATATATGAGCAATGTTTCGTTCAGCGGAAAACACATTATTCAGAATTGTTGTACTTGCACCTAGCGTATACCAATGTACCTGTACCTGCATCATATCGAGCGTGAACCTTCATTATGTTGCATGTGTACCTATATTAAGTCGCACGTGTATCTACATTATATCACACGTGTACCAACAATACATTGAACGTGTAGCTACATAATCTCGCAGGTGTACCTACATTATCTCGCAGGTGTACCTACATTATCTCGCAGGTGTACCTACATTATCTCGCAGGTGTACCTACATTATCTCGCAGGTGTATCTACATAACCTCGCAGGTGTATCTACATTATCTCGCAGGTGTACCTACATTATCTCGCAGGTGTATCTACATTATCTCGCAGGTGTATCTACATTATCTCGCAGGTGTACCTACATTATCTCGCATGTGTATCTACATTATCTCGCAGGTGTACCTACATTATCTCGCATGTGTATCTACATTATCTCGCAGGTGTACCTACATTATCTCGCAGGTGTATCTACATTATATCACACGTGTACCTATATAATGTCGCAGGTGTACCTACAATACATTGAacgtg
The DNA window shown above is from Mya arenaria isolate MELC-2E11 chromosome 6, ASM2691426v1 and carries:
- the LOC128239345 gene encoding adhesion G-protein coupled receptor D1-like, which produces MSKRGDADKIKTGLRSVCVLLPVFGITWLFGVFAVNKDTVVFQYLFVIFNSLQGVLIFVVQCILDRKVQEAFKARRARWLAPEVSITATEMKTKSSAVTKSNATESTA